A genomic stretch from Shewanella woodyi ATCC 51908 includes:
- a CDS encoding SapC family protein, with amino-acid sequence MTNISPLNSSKHLNTYIKESKDFSRFAAQSLIPIVVQEFAVLATEFPIVFVKNAESGQFTPIAMMGIKNNFNLYCQTKNWEASVTPIGFSKAPLSLMQTSKESDEVMVFIDEDSELVTSDEGNKLFDDSGEQTEYLKKRSNALLDLASFTQQTSAITQYFAELNLLAPKQLTVKLNSDSPEVNIDGVYIIDEQILNELNDEAFLTLKSKGLMPLIYAHLTSLHQIGRLITKQNQLDKA; translated from the coding sequence ATGACAAATATCTCTCCATTGAATTCATCAAAACACCTCAATACCTACATTAAAGAATCTAAAGACTTCAGTCGCTTTGCTGCGCAGAGCTTGATCCCTATTGTAGTGCAAGAGTTTGCAGTACTAGCAACAGAGTTTCCTATTGTCTTTGTAAAAAATGCAGAGAGTGGTCAATTTACCCCTATCGCTATGATGGGAATAAAAAATAACTTCAACCTGTACTGCCAAACGAAAAACTGGGAGGCATCAGTAACGCCAATAGGCTTTAGCAAGGCACCTTTATCTTTAATGCAAACCTCTAAAGAGAGCGACGAGGTGATGGTGTTTATCGATGAAGATAGTGAGCTTGTCACCTCAGATGAAGGTAATAAGCTTTTTGATGATTCCGGGGAGCAGACTGAATACTTGAAAAAACGCTCTAATGCGCTATTGGATCTCGCTAGCTTTACTCAACAAACATCCGCCATTACTCAATACTTTGCTGAGCTAAATCTGCTTGCTCCTAAGCAACTAACAGTCAAACTCAACAGCGATAGCCCAGAGGTTAATATTGATGGTGTGTATATCATCGATGAACAAATCTTGAATGAGCTTAACGATGAAGCGTTCCTCACCTTGAAAAGTAAAGGTTTAATGCCGTTAATTTATGCTCACCTAACCTCACTGCACCAGATAGGTAGATTGATCACTAAACAAAATCAGCTGGATAAAGCCTAG
- a CDS encoding sulfite exporter TauE/SafE family protein translates to MNLNKNKKITLISRPLFIFIVLATLWSTWLLQFPHPLELFGDYLHYLFLGITGAIFANSTGAGGGVIFIPVFNSLNFTNEQSISTSFVIQCFGMTAGALTWWLHFTHQKQAQQGRLLVKLIFICIPLSVAGIWTTHIFEIQAPGSLEHSFSLFSIALGLGIIYSCFALKNSDANHTLSRYEVLQLGFITYLGGIITAWLSVGVGEIIVIYLLLKKVTPSLAIAVGVIVTAFTVWSVSPIYLSEQSDAYFKVILFAGPGAIMGGILAKKLALYLPVKGLKIFFAGWIILSGVTMLVVT, encoded by the coding sequence ATGAACCTAAACAAAAACAAAAAGATAACGCTCATCTCAAGACCTCTATTCATCTTTATTGTGCTTGCTACCCTATGGTCAACATGGCTATTGCAATTCCCCCATCCCCTTGAACTATTCGGTGATTACCTTCATTACCTGTTCTTAGGCATAACAGGAGCCATTTTTGCAAACTCTACCGGTGCAGGTGGAGGAGTTATCTTTATCCCAGTCTTTAATAGTCTCAACTTTACCAATGAGCAAAGTATATCGACATCATTTGTCATTCAATGCTTTGGTATGACGGCTGGAGCATTAACCTGGTGGCTGCACTTTACTCATCAAAAACAAGCTCAACAAGGGCGCCTACTTGTTAAACTTATCTTTATCTGTATACCACTCTCTGTCGCTGGGATCTGGACCACTCATATTTTTGAGATACAAGCCCCCGGTTCGCTGGAGCACAGTTTTAGTCTCTTCTCTATTGCTTTAGGCTTGGGAATTATCTATAGCTGTTTTGCACTTAAAAACAGTGACGCCAACCATACCTTGAGTCGCTATGAAGTGCTTCAACTTGGGTTTATTACCTATTTAGGCGGCATAATCACAGCTTGGTTATCTGTGGGGGTTGGTGAGATTATTGTTATCTATCTGCTGCTTAAAAAGGTGACACCAAGTTTAGCTATCGCAGTTGGCGTCATCGTCACCGCTTTCACTGTTTGGTCCGTTAGCCCTATATATCTATCAGAGCAAAGTGATGCCTATTTTAAGGTGATCCTATTCGCAGGACCTGGCGCCATTATGGGAGGAATTTTGGCTAAAAAGCTGGCTTTATACCTTCCAGTTAAGGGATTAAAAATATTTTTCGCCGGATGGATTATTCTATCTGGCGTAACAATGCTAGTGGTGACATAA
- a CDS encoding type 2 periplasmic-binding domain-containing protein, with amino-acid sequence MRFMLRLRIKLLLISLLSVFCLTPNAYSETLVTTIPQSWQLNLLKEALSRVETQYDISMLDTEMNQKRKVEEALAGSIDIFWSMTSQQLEAVVLPVRIPIFKGLLGNRLLIIRSDEQQRFIDVKSRDDFLQFYAGQNRYWPDALILEENGLPLITSYKYKNLYPMLEGGRFDYLALGAQEIWQELDKNPDPNLKVDSAILLQYRSPAYFFISPEKPLLAKDLKKGLESMIADGSFDQLFNKELEIDALYEQAQFSKRRIIRLQTPGLSSLTPVTRDELWLDLFNMEGKGDE; translated from the coding sequence ATGCGCTTCATGCTACGACTTCGAATTAAGCTTCTCCTCATCTCTCTATTATCCGTTTTCTGTTTAACCCCTAATGCTTATAGTGAAACACTCGTCACCACTATTCCGCAAAGTTGGCAACTTAATTTATTGAAAGAAGCCCTATCTCGTGTGGAAACTCAATACGATATCTCAATGCTTGACACTGAAATGAATCAAAAACGTAAGGTGGAAGAGGCGTTAGCTGGAAGCATTGACATATTTTGGAGCATGACATCACAGCAACTTGAAGCGGTTGTGCTCCCAGTCAGAATCCCGATATTTAAAGGCTTGTTGGGTAATCGTTTACTGATCATTAGAAGCGATGAGCAGCAGCGTTTTATCGATGTCAAAAGCAGAGATGACTTTCTGCAGTTTTATGCAGGGCAAAATCGCTATTGGCCTGATGCGCTTATTCTTGAAGAGAATGGCTTACCTCTAATTACCAGCTATAAATATAAAAATTTGTATCCAATGTTAGAGGGAGGGCGTTTTGATTATTTAGCTCTTGGTGCTCAGGAGATCTGGCAGGAGTTAGATAAAAACCCTGATCCTAATTTGAAGGTAGATAGTGCCATCTTGCTGCAGTACCGCTCGCCTGCTTACTTCTTCATCTCCCCAGAAAAACCTTTACTTGCTAAAGACTTAAAGAAAGGACTAGAGAGCATGATTGCCGATGGCAGTTTTGATCAGCTGTTCAATAAGGAGCTCGAGATTGATGCGCTCTATGAGCAAGCACAATTTAGCAAACGTAGGATTATTCGACTACAGACACCTGGATTGAGTTCATTAACACCCGTAACTCGTGATGAGCTGTGGCTTGATCTATTTAATATGGAGGGGAAGGGCGATGAATAG
- a CDS encoding methyl-accepting chemotaxis protein — protein MNSLSIKVQIGLAGALFVVVSVLFSLAYMVEANRLEANFNEYKSNTLASLEVTLAQPVFYYDFEQIDAVLSVMLASEKIYEITIKDHRGKMLGDSKQSTPVDPKAVTSDKLAFTTNDKPTGELTVSFSSAPITEALNQLKLSYFFQALVILLLSQLFIFIILKRLVITPLVHVSAVMEEIASGDGDLSHKLPVESNDEIGQLATAFNGFVAKIHGTISKVNETSELILQDASSLGDLSKSNNHRVQSQLKETEAAVAAVTQLNSSANEVAKNASSTAEATGLADKEVDNSQQQFDLGLEVSNRLADELSRSVVAVQELQQETQRIDEVVVVINAIAEQTNLLALNAAIEAARAGEQGRGFAVVADEVRTLASRTQQATGEIQKMIQQVQTGVDETVSVMQASQTLSAEAVSHSEEIKLILSNVTSLVSNISNMNLEVAEAAGEQTYVTDDISKNLNDLATVSGSASLDSEQLAESSERLFHQGERLRALVGSFRLQG, from the coding sequence ATGAATAGTTTGTCAATTAAGGTACAGATAGGGCTAGCTGGTGCTCTTTTTGTTGTTGTCAGTGTTCTTTTTTCCCTCGCTTATATGGTCGAGGCTAACCGATTAGAAGCTAACTTTAATGAGTATAAGAGTAATACTTTGGCCAGCCTTGAAGTGACATTGGCTCAGCCTGTATTTTACTATGACTTTGAGCAGATTGACGCGGTTTTATCTGTCATGCTTGCTTCTGAAAAAATATATGAGATAACGATTAAAGATCATAGGGGTAAGATGCTCGGTGACAGTAAACAAAGCACTCCAGTTGATCCTAAAGCGGTGACATCTGATAAACTGGCATTCACCACAAACGATAAACCTACTGGAGAGCTGACGGTGAGTTTCTCTTCAGCCCCAATTACAGAGGCATTGAATCAGCTTAAGCTAAGTTATTTCTTTCAAGCTCTAGTTATTTTACTTCTCAGTCAACTCTTTATCTTTATTATTCTAAAGCGGTTAGTTATCACTCCATTGGTTCATGTGTCAGCTGTAATGGAGGAAATCGCCTCCGGTGATGGCGATTTAAGCCATAAGTTACCAGTCGAGAGTAATGATGAGATTGGTCAACTTGCCACGGCTTTTAATGGTTTTGTGGCAAAAATACATGGCACCATCTCTAAGGTTAATGAAACATCAGAGCTGATCCTTCAAGATGCATCTTCATTAGGGGATCTTTCTAAAAGTAATAATCATCGTGTTCAATCTCAATTAAAAGAGACTGAAGCTGCGGTTGCAGCCGTTACTCAGCTTAATTCAAGTGCCAATGAAGTGGCAAAAAATGCCAGTTCAACGGCAGAAGCTACTGGCTTGGCTGATAAAGAGGTAGATAATAGTCAACAGCAGTTTGATTTAGGTTTAGAGGTAAGTAATCGACTTGCCGATGAACTCTCCCGCTCTGTAGTTGCTGTACAGGAGCTGCAGCAGGAGACCCAAAGAATTGATGAAGTTGTGGTGGTGATTAATGCCATCGCTGAGCAGACAAACTTGCTTGCGCTAAATGCAGCGATTGAAGCGGCACGAGCCGGCGAGCAGGGACGTGGTTTTGCTGTTGTTGCTGATGAGGTGAGGACACTAGCAAGCAGAACGCAGCAAGCTACAGGTGAGATACAGAAGATGATCCAGCAGGTACAAACGGGAGTTGATGAGACTGTGTCTGTGATGCAAGCGAGTCAAACTCTATCTGCTGAAGCGGTTAGTCACTCAGAAGAGATAAAATTAATATTGAGTAATGTGACTAGTTTAGTCTCTAATATCAGTAATATGAATCTGGAAGTTGCCGAGGCCGCCGGCGAGCAAACTTATGTCACAGATGATATTTCAAAAAATTTAAATGATTTGGCCACAGTCTCAGGTTCGGCTTCACTCGACAGCGAGCAACTCGCAGAGTCGAGCGAGCGTTTGTTCCACCAAGGGGAAAGATTGCGGGCTTTGGTTGGTTCATTCCGTTTGCAGGGATGA
- a CDS encoding family 20 glycosylhydrolase, translated as MKLKLLTAAITLVLATSGCSDNSKVNDNKPVTQTKAQSAEAMTQAVLNQLGETLDVKYRLLTNFPEGCPTEGVDGRCFSAQIDLTSKVDLSSADWAIYYSQMRPVQKVLSEEFEITRVKGDLHKITPTAAFTGLKAGQTKTIDFRGELWQLSEIDAMPNYYLISGDLTPALIKSTTVTHDPETGMELRPYVADFTDADTQYKRSDTDLIKWATPEVLFQANQGVELQTGAATNTIIPTPLKVEVTSENKPVSLGAGIKLVLNAQARGPIDAALKRLARLGVTESDKGLPVVLNTLKDSTQAGAYQLAITEQGIELTAADDAGFSYGLSSLTSLIDSQDLSINTMLVEDAPRYDFRGMHIDVSRNFHSKQLILDMLDQMAAYKLNKLHLHMADDEGWRLEIDGLPELTDIGSKRCHDISETTCLLPQLGSGPSADTQVSGYYSKADYIEILKYASARQIQVIPSMDMPGHSRAAIKSMDARYKKFMAEGNETAAKEYLLTDPDDKTVYSSIQYYDDNTLNVCLESTFHFVDKVIDEIAKLHKDAGQPLTLYHIGADETAGAWLESPQCKAFVANNVQGVTSFDELGAYFVERVSNTLNDKGIEPAGWSDGMSHTRPDKMPKKSQSNLWDVISHGGHNRAHEQVNLGWDAVLGTPEMLYFDFPYEADPKEHGYYWASRNTNERKLYGFMPDNLPANAEQWTDIQGQPFEVDDTEKLDDSGKRISGPIAQGKGFAGLQGQIWSETLRSDELVEYMTFPRLLILAEKAWHKASWEVPYQYTGAVYNQTTEFFTQEMRASQAKQWAVIANTLGQKELIKLDMAGIDYRVPTVGAHIHEGELHTNIIYPGLKIEYRIDGGKWEAFKSPVAVKGMVEVRALAADGTRKGRTLEVK; from the coding sequence ATGAAGCTTAAATTACTGACAGCCGCCATTACTCTGGTACTGGCCACAAGTGGCTGCTCCGATAATAGTAAGGTGAATGATAATAAACCAGTCACGCAAACTAAAGCTCAAAGCGCTGAGGCGATGACTCAAGCGGTATTAAATCAACTGGGTGAGACCCTTGATGTTAAGTATCGATTGCTGACCAATTTTCCTGAAGGTTGCCCAACAGAGGGAGTCGACGGCCGATGCTTTAGTGCTCAAATAGATTTAACCTCTAAAGTGGATCTCTCAAGTGCAGATTGGGCTATCTATTATAGCCAGATGAGGCCTGTGCAAAAGGTGTTATCTGAAGAGTTCGAGATAACACGGGTGAAGGGGGATCTTCATAAAATCACACCAACAGCCGCATTTACTGGTTTAAAAGCAGGTCAGACTAAAACTATCGATTTTAGGGGAGAGCTGTGGCAACTATCTGAAATTGATGCGATGCCAAACTATTATTTAATCTCTGGCGATTTAACTCCCGCATTAATTAAAAGCACGACCGTTACCCATGATCCCGAGACTGGCATGGAGTTAAGGCCCTACGTTGCAGACTTTACTGATGCTGATACTCAATATAAGCGCAGTGATACTGATTTAATAAAATGGGCTACTCCTGAGGTTTTGTTCCAAGCTAATCAGGGCGTAGAGTTACAAACTGGCGCTGCAACAAATACCATCATACCGACACCGTTAAAGGTTGAGGTCACATCAGAGAATAAGCCTGTTTCACTTGGAGCGGGAATAAAGCTGGTACTTAACGCTCAAGCTAGGGGCCCTATAGATGCCGCGCTAAAGCGACTCGCTAGACTTGGCGTGACTGAGTCTGATAAAGGCTTGCCTGTTGTGCTTAATACGCTTAAAGACTCCACTCAAGCGGGAGCGTATCAGTTAGCTATCACAGAGCAAGGTATTGAGCTTACAGCTGCTGATGATGCAGGTTTTTCTTATGGTTTGTCCTCTCTGACAAGCTTGATTGATAGCCAAGATCTGTCGATTAATACCATGTTGGTTGAAGATGCACCAAGGTATGACTTTCGTGGCATGCATATTGATGTTTCCCGTAATTTTCACTCTAAGCAGCTGATACTGGATATGCTAGATCAGATGGCGGCTTATAAGTTGAATAAGCTGCATCTGCATATGGCCGATGATGAGGGTTGGCGTCTGGAGATTGATGGTCTCCCTGAGTTGACCGATATTGGCAGTAAGCGCTGCCATGATATAAGTGAAACCACCTGTTTGCTGCCTCAGCTTGGTAGTGGGCCTTCAGCTGATACCCAGGTAAGTGGTTACTACTCTAAAGCCGATTATATTGAAATTTTGAAATATGCATCGGCAAGACAGATCCAAGTTATCCCCTCGATGGATATGCCGGGCCACTCTAGAGCCGCGATTAAATCCATGGATGCTCGCTATAAGAAATTTATGGCAGAGGGTAATGAAACGGCCGCAAAAGAGTACCTGTTAACTGATCCCGACGATAAAACTGTCTATTCATCTATTCAGTATTATGACGACAATACGCTTAATGTTTGTCTAGAATCGACTTTCCACTTTGTTGATAAAGTCATTGATGAGATTGCCAAGCTTCATAAGGATGCTGGTCAACCCCTCACTCTCTATCATATTGGCGCCGACGAAACTGCGGGTGCTTGGCTTGAGTCGCCACAATGTAAGGCGTTTGTAGCCAATAATGTGCAGGGTGTCACCTCATTTGATGAACTTGGTGCCTACTTTGTTGAGCGTGTTTCAAACACGCTTAATGACAAAGGAATTGAGCCTGCGGGTTGGAGTGATGGTATGAGCCATACACGTCCAGATAAAATGCCGAAAAAGTCTCAGTCTAATCTTTGGGACGTTATCTCCCACGGCGGACATAATCGAGCTCATGAACAGGTGAATCTTGGCTGGGATGCGGTGTTAGGTACACCAGAAATGCTCTATTTCGACTTTCCCTACGAAGCAGACCCTAAGGAGCATGGCTACTACTGGGCGAGTCGTAATACCAATGAGCGTAAATTATATGGCTTTATGCCTGATAATTTGCCGGCAAATGCGGAGCAGTGGACCGATATTCAGGGGCAGCCGTTTGAAGTTGATGATACCGAGAAGCTGGATGACAGTGGAAAGCGTATCAGCGGTCCTATTGCGCAAGGTAAAGGCTTTGCCGGGCTACAGGGGCAGATCTGGAGTGAAACTTTAAGAAGCGATGAACTGGTTGAGTATATGACCTTTCCAAGATTGCTGATTTTAGCCGAGAAAGCTTGGCACAAAGCGAGCTGGGAGGTGCCTTATCAATACACTGGTGCTGTCTATAATCAAACTACTGAGTTCTTTACTCAAGAGATGCGTGCCAGTCAGGCTAAGCAGTGGGCTGTTATTGCTAACACTTTAGGGCAAAAAGAGCTCATTAAGCTGGATATGGCGGGTATCGATTATCGAGTGCCTACAGTTGGGGCTCATATTCATGAAGGAGAGCTTCATACTAACATCATCTATCCAGGGCTTAAGATTGAGTATCGAATAGACGGTGGCAAGTGGGAGGCGTTCAAGTCACCTGTCGCGGTTAAAGGGATGGTTGAGGTAAGGGCTCTTGCTGCTGACGGCACGAGGAAGGGACGAACTTTAGAGGTTAAGTAA
- the nagK gene encoding N-acetylglucosamine kinase has product MIVNQTKENPLFIGIDGGGSKCRATIYSAEDGVIGTGVAGRANPLHGLSQTFESIQLSTELALKDAGMAIGDSKGLVAGLGLAGVNVPRLYQDIVNWEHPFADMYVTSDLHTACIGAHKGGEGAVIITGTGSCGYANVDGKFISLGGHGFALGDKGSGAWLGLKAAEQSLLHLDGFAEKTILTEKLLNHFKVNDALGIVENLAGKSSSVYAKLARIVLECANQQDEVAQAIVKEGAAYISELARKLFEINPPRFSMIGGLAEPLAPWLDKDVVTKLSPTLAPPELGATYFARQQFGCKAS; this is encoded by the coding sequence ATGATAGTGAACCAGACGAAGGAGAATCCGTTGTTTATAGGTATTGATGGTGGCGGCAGCAAGTGCCGTGCAACGATTTACTCTGCGGAAGATGGTGTAATAGGTACTGGGGTAGCTGGGCGTGCAAATCCACTTCACGGTCTATCTCAAACATTTGAATCAATTCAATTATCTACTGAACTTGCATTAAAAGATGCAGGTATGGCTATAGGTGATAGCAAGGGGTTAGTTGCCGGGCTTGGTTTAGCAGGGGTGAATGTCCCTAGGCTCTACCAAGATATCGTCAATTGGGAACACCCATTTGCAGATATGTATGTCACCAGCGATCTTCATACTGCTTGTATTGGTGCCCATAAAGGTGGTGAAGGGGCCGTTATCATTACCGGTACTGGCTCATGTGGTTACGCTAATGTTGATGGCAAATTTATTAGTCTCGGTGGCCATGGTTTTGCTTTAGGTGATAAAGGTAGTGGTGCTTGGCTAGGTTTAAAGGCTGCTGAACAATCCCTACTTCACTTAGATGGCTTTGCAGAGAAAACAATATTAACTGAAAAATTACTTAACCATTTTAAAGTCAATGATGCTTTAGGTATTGTTGAGAATTTAGCGGGTAAAAGTTCAAGTGTGTACGCTAAGTTAGCTCGAATAGTGCTTGAGTGTGCTAACCAACAAGATGAGGTTGCGCAGGCGATAGTTAAAGAGGGAGCTGCTTATATCAGTGAGCTTGCTCGTAAACTCTTTGAGATAAATCCTCCGCGTTTTTCTATGATAGGTGGTCTCGCTGAGCCATTGGCGCCTTGGCTAGATAAAGATGTCGTGACCAAGTTGTCACCGACTTTAGCACCGCCAGAGTTGGGAGCTACCTATTTTGCTCGCCAGCAGTTTGGATGTAAAGCAAGTTAA
- the nagA gene encoding N-acetylglucosamine-6-phosphate deacetylase: MKQTFIAQQVFDGKDFHHNHPITVEDGHILAFDTVAGVNEVKLDGTLVSGFIDVQVNGGGGALLNSDTSVECIETIGAAHAKFGTTGFLPTLITDDIDVMRRAADAVAASLDKGSAGVLGVHFEGPHLSVPKKGVHPQSHIRRISDAELEVFCRNDLGTKVVTLAPENVSVEVIKALVAADVKVCLGHSNADYETVVAALEAGATGFTHLFNAMSPFGSREPGVVGAAIESRDAWCGLIVDGHHVHSAAARVAIYAKPKGKMMLVTDAMPPVGLDDEASFELFGTQVIRQGDRLNAVTGELAGCVLDMAGAVRNTVNMLGLSLDEAVRMASLYPAQFLGLDKQQGELRLGSKADFVLLNNDIFVDQTYIAGSRVF; the protein is encoded by the coding sequence ATGAAACAAACGTTTATTGCACAACAAGTTTTCGATGGTAAAGACTTTCATCATAACCATCCAATCACTGTTGAAGATGGCCATATACTCGCTTTTGATACTGTAGCAGGAGTCAATGAGGTTAAGCTCGACGGTACTCTTGTTTCTGGTTTTATTGACGTGCAGGTCAATGGTGGCGGTGGGGCTTTGTTAAATTCAGATACTTCAGTTGAGTGTATTGAAACAATTGGCGCTGCACACGCAAAGTTTGGTACCACAGGCTTCTTACCTACCTTGATAACCGATGATATTGATGTCATGCGCCGCGCCGCCGATGCCGTCGCTGCGTCCTTAGATAAAGGAAGTGCAGGGGTTTTAGGTGTTCACTTTGAGGGACCGCACCTGTCTGTCCCCAAAAAAGGGGTACATCCCCAATCTCATATCCGCCGTATCTCTGATGCCGAGTTGGAGGTTTTTTGCCGAAACGACTTAGGTACTAAGGTAGTGACACTGGCACCGGAAAATGTTTCTGTAGAGGTGATAAAAGCGTTAGTGGCTGCCGATGTAAAGGTGTGTTTGGGTCACTCAAATGCAGATTATGAAACCGTTGTTGCAGCGCTGGAAGCTGGGGCTACAGGTTTTACTCATCTATTTAATGCCATGTCTCCTTTTGGTTCCCGTGAGCCGGGAGTAGTTGGTGCTGCAATTGAGAGCCGCGATGCATGGTGCGGTTTGATTGTGGACGGTCATCATGTCCATAGCGCTGCTGCTAGGGTGGCTATCTATGCAAAGCCTAAAGGTAAGATGATGCTGGTGACAGATGCTATGCCACCAGTTGGTCTCGATGATGAAGCCAGTTTTGAGCTGTTTGGTACGCAAGTTATCCGCCAAGGTGACAGATTAAATGCGGTGACTGGTGAGCTCGCAGGCTGCGTATTAGATATGGCTGGTGCAGTTAGAAATACTGTAAATATGTTAGGTTTGAGCTTAGATGAAGCGGTGAGAATGGCCTCTCTTTATCCTGCACAGTTCCTGGGGCTTGATAAGCAACAAGGAGAGTTAAGGCTTGGTAGCAAAGCTGATTTTGTTTTACTCAATAATGATATTTTTGTAGATCAAACTTATATAGCAGGCTCGCGTGTTTTTTAG
- the nagX gene encoding transmembrane glucosamine N-acetyltransferase NagX — translation MEATQAKTPKRRLMSLDALRGFDMFWILGGEALFAGLLLWTGWHGWQWADAQMHHSQWHGFTFYDLIFPLFIFLSGVALGLSPKRLDKLPMAQRMPLYKHSVKRLLLLLFFGVLYNHGWGTGAPVAIDEVRYASVLGRIAFAWFFAAMLVWHTSFRTQVLVTLGILVLYGLAQLLIPVPGYGAGIFSPEGSINAYVDTHLLPGIAYQNRALDPEGILSTLPAIVNAMAGVFVGHFIVKEHAKGEWYKVVTMLIAGALVLGCGWLLNLVIPVNKDLWTSSFVLVTTGWSMILLAVFYAAVDVLKWQKAAFPFVVIGCNAIIIYLASSLIDWKYTAQSLFGGLVSAFPSSAQELMAAISLLLVQWLVLFWMYKRGVFVKV, via the coding sequence ATGGAAGCTACTCAAGCTAAGACCCCAAAAAGAAGATTGATGTCACTCGATGCTCTTAGAGGTTTCGATATGTTTTGGATTTTGGGTGGTGAGGCGCTTTTTGCTGGCTTACTTCTGTGGACGGGTTGGCATGGGTGGCAATGGGCAGATGCACAGATGCACCACAGTCAATGGCATGGCTTTACCTTCTACGACCTTATTTTCCCGCTTTTTATCTTTCTTTCCGGTGTTGCTCTGGGCCTATCCCCTAAACGATTAGATAAGTTGCCAATGGCACAAAGAATGCCTTTGTATAAGCACTCTGTGAAGCGTCTATTACTGCTGCTGTTCTTTGGTGTTCTTTATAATCATGGCTGGGGAACTGGTGCACCAGTTGCAATCGATGAGGTTCGTTATGCCAGCGTTTTGGGAAGAATTGCTTTTGCCTGGTTTTTTGCCGCCATGTTGGTTTGGCATACGAGTTTCCGTACTCAGGTTTTAGTAACACTTGGAATTTTAGTGCTTTACGGTTTGGCGCAGCTACTTATCCCTGTTCCTGGGTATGGGGCTGGTATTTTTAGCCCAGAAGGGTCAATTAATGCTTATGTCGATACTCATCTTCTCCCTGGAATAGCTTATCAGAATCGAGCTCTAGACCCTGAAGGGATACTGTCAACACTTCCTGCGATAGTTAATGCAATGGCTGGCGTATTTGTTGGCCACTTTATTGTTAAAGAGCATGCAAAAGGGGAGTGGTATAAGGTTGTGACGATGTTAATTGCAGGAGCGTTAGTGCTTGGTTGTGGTTGGCTGTTAAACCTTGTTATTCCAGTTAATAAAGATCTATGGACCAGCTCTTTTGTTTTAGTGACAACAGGTTGGAGCATGATCTTACTTGCTGTGTTTTATGCTGCTGTAGATGTTTTGAAGTGGCAGAAAGCTGCATTCCCATTTGTGGTGATTGGCTGTAATGCTATCATCATCTACCTTGCGTCCAGTTTGATAGATTGGAAGTACACAGCCCAAAGTCTCTTTGGAGGTTTGGTGAGTGCTTTTCCATCTTCAGCCCAAGAGCTAATGGCTGCGATTAGCTTGCTGCTCGTGCAATGGTTAGTTCTTTTTTGGATGTATAAGCGGGGAGTGTTCGTAAAAGTTTAA